A DNA window from Helianthus annuus cultivar XRQ/B chromosome 15, HanXRQr2.0-SUNRISE, whole genome shotgun sequence contains the following coding sequences:
- the LOC110926733 gene encoding uncharacterized protein LOC110926733: protein MLTCNRFFHLCLRWNFASGGEQEDTLSGLRNLFINMKISFKNSGKKWRILLAGYVGSNLSIPRGRGEHWGTHVTPWLSHLSIPRRIFYWKKNLDQEEWSFRLWNSSATKRSFMMRRQD, encoded by the exons ATGTTGACTTGCAACCGTTTTTTCCATTTGTGTTTAAGATGGAATTTTGCTTCTGGAGGTGAACAGGAGGATACTTTGTCTGGGCTGCGCAACCTgtttataaacatgaaaataagcTTCAAGAACAGTGGAAAG AAATGGAGAATCTTACTGGCCGGTTATGTTGGGAGCAACCTAAGCATTCCACGTGGTCGCGGAGAGcattgggggacacatgtcaccccATGGTTAAGCCACCTAAGCATTCCACGTAGAATCTTCTATTGGAAAAAAAATCTAGATCAG GAAGAGTGGTCCTTCCGCCTTTGGAACTCTAGCGCAACCAAAAGGTCGTTTATGATGAG gaGGCAAGATTGA
- the LOC110926734 gene encoding wall-associated receptor kinase 2 yields MLLLSLFLYHLFSQAASAVTLPGCPTKCGKLTVPYPFGIGTNSGCSMGPWFDITCNTSFNPPKAFLPADLFSYTGDFHRVEVVDISEEHVRVKNTIASRCYNQTGGVVQYNPSGLVVKNSYFTLSERNRVFVVGCDDFARVAPVEGIEGKNFSSGCVSICSNVQDVPVGSCSGLGCCSTSLPTGLTTYLASINTIYFHTQVWSFNKCGYSFLGEQSAFTFQGASDFVDPDFVTRTAETVPVVLNWVIGSGTCKDYKNTSDYYCQENSVCMDFEGGNGGYRCSCKNGYQGNPYLSPGCHDIDECADPNTNPCNGTCTNLPGSYKCSCPHGYQGDGRRYGSGCTPRNSKSPALKLSLGMGIGFLSILIAMGWLYFSHQRRKVIKMREKFFLKNGGMLLKQQISSDDFGGAANKIFTTEELEKATKNFSKSMILGRGGFGTVYKGILPDGTIVAIKKSKVMDEGQIEQFINEVVILTQINHRNVVKLLGCCLETQVPLLVYECVSNGTLYHHIHANEGKAWLSLDNRLRIAVESAGALAYLHSAAAKPIIHRDVKSANILLDENMVTKISDFGASRLVPLDQTQVTTMVQGTIGYLDPEYFHTSQLTDKSDVYSFGVVLLELLTGKKPLCMERSQAERSLATYFLVSLKTNNLFQILDPRVVREGSLDQLQAIASLVKRCLNMNGYDRPTMKEVAMELEGLRKYTKQPWVNQHGPEAVHEGEYSDLYNVSINPYTDSIESSSLFNSGQVRSLYPVDEPR; encoded by the exons ATGCTTCTACTCTCCCTATTCCTGTATCATCTATTCTCACAGGCCGCAAGCGCGGTGACGCTTCCGGGCTGCCCAACCAAATGTGGGAAGCTCACAGTACCATACCCGTTCGGCATTGGAACCAATTCGGGCTGCTCCATGGGTCCCTGGTTCGACATCACTTGCAACACATCCTTCAATCCCCCGAAAGCCTTCTTGCCGGCCGACCTATTTTCGTACACCGGGGACTTCCACCGCGTGGAGGTGGTAGATATCTCTGAAGAGCATGTGAGAGTCAAAAACACCATTGCTTCTAGGTGCTACAATCAAACTGGTGGAGTGGTTCAATACAACCCCAGTGGGCTTGTGGTGAAGAACTCGTATTTTACGTTATCAGAACGGAACAGGGTGTTTGTCGTTGGGTGCGATGATTTCGCACGCGTAGCTCCCGTGGAGGGGATTGAAGGCAAGAATTTCAGCAGTGGGTGTGTGTCTATATGCTCCAATGTTCAAGATGTTCCTGTTGGTTCATGTTCAG GTTTGGGGTGTTGCTCAACTAGTTTGCCGACGGGTTTAACAACTTACCTGGCCTCGATAAACACAATCTATTTTCACACCCAGGTCTGGTCTTTTAACAAATGCGGTTACAGTTTCCTTGGCGAGCAAAGTGCCTTCACCTTTCAGGGCGCTTCAGATTTCGTAGACCCCGATTTTGTGACTCGGACCGCAGAGACTGTACCTGTAGTGCTTAATTGGGTGATTGGTAGTGGGACCTGTAAGGACTACAAAAACACAAGCGATTACTATTGTCAAGAGAATAGTGTTTGTATGGATTTTGAGGGGGGTAATGGAGGGTATAGGTGCTCCTGCAAGAATGGTTACCAAGGCAATCCTTACCTTTCTCCTGGTTGCCATG ATATTGACGAGTGTGCGGATCCAAACACTAACCCGTGTAACGGGACTTGTACTAATCTTCCTGGAAGTTACAAGTGTTCATGCCCGCACGGGTACCAAGGAGACGGGAGAAGATATGGGAGTGGTTGCACCCCTAGGAACTCCAAGTCCCCGGCACTAAAGTTGTCCCTTG GAATGGGGATTGGGTTCTTGTCTATATTGATAGCAATGGGATGGCTGTATTTCAGCCATCAGAGAAGGAAGGTTATCAAAATGAGGGAGAAGTTCTTTTTAAAAAATGGTGGCATGTTGTTAAAACAACAAATTAGTTCAGACGACTTTGGCGGGGCGGCTAACAAGATTTTCACAACCGAAGAGCTAGAAAAGGCTACAAAAAACTTCTCTAAAAGCATGATTCTCGGTCGTGGTGGGTTTGGGACGGTGTATAAAGGGATCTTACCTGATGGAACTATTGTCGCGATAAAGAAGTCAAAAGTTATGGATGAGGGCCAGATCGAGCAGTTTATCAATGAGGTGGTTATTCTTACTCAAATCAACCACCGGAATGTGGTCAAGCTATTAGGGTGTTGTTTAGAGACCCAAGTTCCATTACTTGTCTATGAATGTGTTTCCAATGGCACCCTCTACCACCATATCCACGCCAACGAGGGAAAGGCATGGTTATCTTTGGACAATCGTTTAAGAATAGCTGTCGAGTCTGCTGGAGCACTTGCGTACCTTCACTCGGCTGCTGCAAAGCCAATTATCCACCGAGATGTGAAATCTGCCAACATATTGTTAGATGAGAACATGGTCACTAAAATTTCAGACTTTGGGGCTTCAAGGTTGGTACCCTTGGATCAAACACAAGTGACTACAATGGTGCAAGGGACAATAGGATATCTGGATCCTGAATACTTCCACACAAGTCAGTTAACAGATAAAAGTGATGTTTATAGCTTTGGAGTTGTGCTGCTAGAGCTTCTAACCGGTAAGAAGCCACTTTGCATGGAACGTAGTCAAGCGGAACGAAGCTTAGCGACCTACTTCCTTGTTTCTTTAAAGACAAACAACTTATTTCAAATCCTTGACCCAAGAGTTGTTAGAGAGGGTTCACTTGATCAACTCCAGGCGATAGCGTCCCTAGTAAAACGGTGCCTCAACATGAACGGTTATGACAGACCTACAATGAAGGAAGTGGCTATGGAGCTCGAGGGTTTGAGGAAATACACAAAACAACCATGGGTTAATCAACATGGCCCGGAAGCAGTTCATGAGGGTGAATACTCCGATCTTTATAATGTCTCGATTAATCCATATACGGATTCAATAGAGTCTTCGAGTCTCTTCAATTCAGGTCAAGTTCGTTCGTTGTACCCAGTCGATGAACCTAGATGA